The genomic region AATGGTTTCGATGGTCACGTTTTTTGTATTTCGTTCCAATTTGGAAATCTGAGATTTTTGTACTCCAATTAATTCACCAAGTTGTTCTTGGGTTAAGTTTCGTTCTTTACGTACAGACTTAATCATTTCGCCCAATAGTTCCATTCGCAAGTCAAATTCGTACTTATCTCGCTCTGGTGTTCCTATTTTTCCGATATCCCTATCTTTTAGTTCGTCAAGGGTCATCATTTTCATTTTTTTATTTTTCGTTGCCATAATTTTATTGTTCAAAGTATTTTTTTCTAATTCGTTCCGCTTTGTCAATATCGGCTTTCGGTACCTTACTTACTTTCTTGACAATTCCATGTGTTGAAATCACGAGCGTTTCAGATTTGTCTGTTCTGTCCCAAAATGCGAATAGTCTGTATTGCAATCCGCTATATTTTGTTCTGAATTCCCAAATGTCATCGGTCAGTTTTTTGAACAGCTTAGGGTCAAGTCCTAGTTTGGCTTTGTCAATATTGTAATAGATTTTCTCTTTTGTTTTCAAATCGAGACTATCTAAAAAATCAATCGCTTGTTCAAGAAAAACGACTTCAAATCTTCTGTTCATTCAGTTTCTTTGTTCTGATTTACAACACAAAGATAATTAAAAAGTTGAATTATATGGAAACTTTACGAATTTTGGTTCGCATTACAGGTAACGGTTTGGGTATGGCTCGTAGCGTGTTAAAAGGTACGGACTTTTAGAATTAGCACAAGCAAAAATTTTTACATTTTGTTTTTAATTTTTAAGTACAAAAGCCAAATTTAAAAATTTGGCGGATTTCCAAAAACGCCCGAAACCTTCGATTAAACCACGACCTAGCTATGAGTTATACCCGTTGTTGGCACCAGTTATTTTTTTGGATGTCGATTTTCTTTAATCACTTTTTTACAAAAATCGATTGTTTTAATGACAGCATTACCAATTTCATTAAAATCCGAAGTGTTTTTGATAAATATGTTTGGCGCTTTTTCATAAGACCAATGCGGCGTGGTAACGTAGGTGTTATTTTCCATTTCAATTACTACAACCACATATTCCCAATCCTTATCTTTTATTTTATTGTATTTGTCTGGGGACTCCCAATTTATTCCATTATATTCTATCTCGTAAAGTCCCGAATGAACAACTTTTCCAATTTCATCAGAATTTGAAGATTTTGAAATCTGAGTATATTTTAAGTCGCTCCTTCTGAACACATCGATTTG from Costertonia aggregata harbors:
- a CDS encoding helix-turn-helix domain-containing protein — encoded protein: MATKNKKMKMMTLDELKDRDIGKIGTPERDKYEFDLRMELLGEMIKSVRKERNLTQEQLGELIGVQKSQISKLERNTKNVTIETILKVFRALKANVKFSVEMNEAEFKVA
- a CDS encoding type II toxin-antitoxin system RelE/ParE family toxin; this translates as MNRRFEVVFLEQAIDFLDSLDLKTKEKIYYNIDKAKLGLDPKLFKKLTDDIWEFRTKYSGLQYRLFAFWDRTDKSETLVISTHGIVKKVSKVPKADIDKAERIRKKYFEQ